GATGGTAAAAAGGGAAGGGGTTTTAGAACCGGAAAAAGTCATTGTAAAGACAGGGTTAGCAGACAACCTGAATATTGAAATTGTTTCAGGTGTAGGGACTGATGATAAAATAATCATAGAATCAAAGAAATTCTCATTGTCAGATAAAGCAGGAGCGGCAAACAATCCGTTTATGCCTTCAAGACCTGCAGGAGCCAGCGGAAGAGGCAGATAATAATAGATGATTGGATGATTAGAAGGTTGGAGGGTTGGCAAGAGCGGAAGAAAATGAAGACGGGAAGGTAAGGATGAGGCTTAGAGGGTTGTCCGCCAATTATATGAGGCGGATCTTTTGTTGAGATGCGCAGAGGCTTGGCGAGAACAAGTACGGAGTATTTTATAAAGCTTATGACACATTTTTAAATATAGTATTTTCTCGTAACATTTTTTAGTTTTTTATCAGTGGAATCCTGTAGCACTGAAATCGGTGGAATCTTTTTCAAAGGAAGTTACATGATCGAACTTAAAAACGTCAGTAAAACATATCAGATGGGGGATATCACGGTGCAGGCGCTCCGGGATGTTTCTCTTAAAATTGAACAGGGGGAGTATGTTGCCATAATCGGACCTTCAGGCTCCGGCAAGTCCACCCTTATGCATATCCTCGGATTTTTAGACCGGCCCGATACCGGGGCCTATACGGTTTTTGGCGAAGATGTTGCGAAATTAAAGGACGATAAACTGGCAATTCTTAGAAGCAATGTTGCAGGGTTTGTTTTTCAGCAGTTTTATTTACTCCCCAGAACAAAGGCAATAGAAAATGTCGAACTTCCGCTTATCTATGCGGGAAAGAAAGAGTTAAGAGCTTTAGCCCATGAAAAATTAGTGCAGGTTGAACTTTCTGAAAGAGAAAATCACACTCCAAACGAACTCTCCGGCGGGCAGCAGCAAAGGGTTGCGATAGCCAGAGCGCTTGTCAATGATCCCCTGGTAATCTTTGCTGATGAACCGACAGGTAACCTGGACTCTAAAAGTAAAGAAGAAATAATGTCCATTTTGGAAGGTCTTAATAAAAAAGGGAAGACCATAGTAATGGTTACCCACGAAAAAGAAATGGCGGAAAGGGCAAAAAGAATAATCACGGTCTTTGACGGAAAGATAGTTTCAGACGTAAAAAAAACCGACGGACTGTTTTTACATAAAGGAGAAAGAAAGCTTGATGCCGTGCAGCTTTTTGCCAGAAAGAAGACAAATTTCTGGAGCGCTCTATTTATGGATCATCTTCCCCAGGCGCTTAAATCCATATTTTCCCACAAAATGCGTTCAGCGCTTTCAATGCTGGGTATTTTGATCGGCGTGGGCGCGGTTATCGCCATGCTGGCTCTCGGTAAGGGCGCCCAGCAATCTATGGAAGCGCGTTTGGCCTCTCTGGGTTCAAACCTTCTTATGCTAACGCCGGGAAGCAGCAATGTCGGAGGAGTTTCTTTGGGCGCCGGTGCTGTAACCCGTTTTACTCTTGCCGATGCCGAAGCCTTGAGTAAAGCAGGAGGCAGTATAAAAAGAGTTTCCCCGACGGTTAGCGGCAGGGCGCAGGTGGTTTTTGAAAATAAAAACTGGCAGACAAGGGTGCAGAGTACAGGAGTTGACTACGCGGAACTTCACGCGGCTAACCCCGAGTTTGGCAGATTCTTTACTGCGGAAGAGGTTAAGTCGCGCGCAAAAGTTGTAGTAGTCGGGACTACCGTAGTCAGTAATTTGTTCGGCAACTCTGATCCGGTCGGAAGAACTATAAAGATCAACAGGATTAATTTTAGCATTATCGGCGTGTTACCCCAGAAAGGTTCAAACGGATTTCAAGATCAGGACGACACAATGGTTATCCCCGTTACAACCGGTATGTACCGCCTGCTCGGAAAAGTATATGTTGACTCCATAGATGTTGAAGCAGTCAGCCTGGATGTTATGGCGGATGCCGCTGAAGAGATCAAGCAGGTTATAATCAAGACGCATGAGTTAAAAGATGATAGTTCTTTCCAGATAAGAAATATGGAAGATATCCAAAATATGATGAAAAGCGTTACTAATACCATGAGCATGCTCCTTGGAAGCGTTGCTGTTATCTCGCTTTTAGTCGGAGGTATCGGGATAATGAACATCATGCTGGTTTCGGTTACGGAAAGAACAAAAGAGATAGGGCTTCGAAAAGCCATAGGCGCGCAGGAAAAAGATATTATGATGCAATTTTTAATAGAAGCTATAGTAATGACCGTGAGCGGGGGCATTATCGGTGTTATCTTTGGTGAGCTTATTTCTTTTATAATGGCAAAACTTACCGGTTGGCCGGTCATTGTCACAACCTTGTCCATAGTCGTTTCTACAATTTTTTCCGCTACAATCGGTCTTATTTTCGGGATATTCCCCGCAAGAAAAGCTGCAAAGCTTAATCCTATTGAGGCGCTCCGGTTTGAGTAAAATCCTTCCTTGAAAACAAAACAGGAATATCAAAATATGAGTTTAGAAATACCGGCATGCAGGTTGTCTGTCTCGGTTGAATCTCTCTTTCTTATCAGTGGAGTCAAAACCGAAATCCCCTTGAAACCTTAATAACATGTAAAAAAATTGTACGTTTCCTGCTTCGGATTTCGGG
The nucleotide sequence above comes from Candidatus Firestonebacteria bacterium RIFOXYD2_FULL_39_29. Encoded proteins:
- a CDS encoding MacB family efflux pump subunit, whose amino-acid sequence is MIELKNVSKTYQMGDITVQALRDVSLKIEQGEYVAIIGPSGSGKSTLMHILGFLDRPDTGAYTVFGEDVAKLKDDKLAILRSNVAGFVFQQFYLLPRTKAIENVELPLIYAGKKELRALAHEKLVQVELSERENHTPNELSGGQQQRVAIARALVNDPLVIFADEPTGNLDSKSKEEIMSILEGLNKKGKTIVMVTHEKEMAERAKRIITVFDGKIVSDVKKTDGLFLHKGERKLDAVQLFARKKTNFWSALFMDHLPQALKSIFSHKMRSALSMLGILIGVGAVIAMLALGKGAQQSMEARLASLGSNLLMLTPGSSNVGGVSLGAGAVTRFTLADAEALSKAGGSIKRVSPTVSGRAQVVFENKNWQTRVQSTGVDYAELHAANPEFGRFFTAEEVKSRAKVVVVGTTVVSNLFGNSDPVGRTIKINRINFSIIGVLPQKGSNGFQDQDDTMVIPVTTGMYRLLGKVYVDSIDVEAVSLDVMADAAEEIKQVIIKTHELKDDSSFQIRNMEDIQNMMKSVTNTMSMLLGSVAVISLLVGGIGIMNIMLVSVTERTKEIGLRKAIGAQEKDIMMQFLIEAIVMTVSGGIIGVIFGELISFIMAKLTGWPVIVTTLSIVVSTIFSATIGLIFGIFPARKAAKLNPIEALRFE